From one Geoalkalibacter halelectricus genomic stretch:
- the lpxD gene encoding UDP-3-O-(3-hydroxymyristoyl)glucosamine N-acyltransferase: MAKLKELAEWVGAQLVGDENIEIARVAPIEEAGPGDLTFLANPRYAAKLNDCRAAAVIVAPGVESERHSLLICSNPYLAFARILARLCPPASVERRVMDGAWVDPSAQLGKEVAIHPGCHVGPNVRIGRGTILYPGVVLYEGAQIGEDCVLHAHVIVREACRIGNRVIIQPGAVIGSDGFGYAPDGRRYVKIPQIGIVEIGDDVEIGAATCIDRAALTVTRIGRGTKIDNLVQIAHNVEIGEDTIIVSQVGISGSTRIGDHCTFGGQAGIAGHVRIGDDVMIAARGGVPSDVPPGQVMSGTPVMPHKDWLKASMTFPKLPEMRRDVQALKKRLVELENLIKEK; the protein is encoded by the coding sequence ATGGCCAAGCTCAAGGAACTGGCGGAATGGGTCGGTGCGCAACTCGTAGGCGATGAAAACATCGAGATCGCGCGGGTCGCTCCCATAGAGGAGGCTGGCCCCGGCGACCTGACCTTTCTGGCCAACCCGCGCTATGCGGCCAAGCTCAACGATTGTCGGGCCGCGGCCGTGATCGTCGCTCCCGGGGTGGAGAGCGAGCGCCACAGCCTGCTGATCTGCTCCAATCCCTACCTGGCGTTCGCACGCATCCTCGCCCGGCTCTGTCCTCCGGCGTCCGTCGAGCGGCGGGTCATGGACGGGGCCTGGGTCGACCCCTCGGCGCAACTGGGCAAGGAGGTTGCGATTCATCCGGGCTGCCATGTCGGACCCAACGTGCGCATCGGGCGCGGCACCATCCTCTACCCCGGCGTGGTTCTCTATGAGGGCGCCCAAATCGGGGAGGATTGCGTGCTGCATGCCCATGTCATTGTGCGCGAAGCCTGTCGCATCGGCAACAGGGTCATCATCCAGCCGGGTGCGGTCATCGGCTCGGACGGATTCGGCTACGCACCCGATGGTCGCCGCTATGTCAAAATTCCCCAGATCGGTATCGTGGAGATCGGCGATGACGTGGAAATCGGCGCCGCGACCTGCATTGACCGGGCGGCGCTGACGGTCACGCGCATCGGGCGCGGCACCAAGATCGATAATCTGGTTCAGATCGCCCACAACGTTGAGATCGGCGAAGATACCATTATCGTCTCCCAGGTGGGGATCTCCGGCAGCACCCGGATCGGAGACCACTGCACCTTCGGCGGGCAAGCGGGCATTGCCGGTCATGTCCGCATCGGCGACGATGTCATGATTGCCGCGCGCGGCGGCGTGCCGAGCGATGTTCCGCCGGGTCAGGTCATGTCGGGAACCCCGGTCATGCCCCACAAGGATTGGCTCAAGGCATCGATGACCTTCCCCAAGCTTCCCGAGATGCGCCGCGACGTGCAGGCGCTGAAGAAGCGACTCGTGGAACTTGAAAATCTCATCAAGGAGAAGTAA
- a CDS encoding lipoprotein-releasing ABC transporter permease subunit, with translation MNYELFVSLRYLRAKRKQTFISVISFISIGGVTLGVAALIVVLAVMTGFHDGVRQQILGNLPNILIQKYGEVIHEYDEVVAAAREVPRTGDVTPFISREAMLLAQGNVAAVQVRGVERDHKAFQQEMITLGGDGIEELLFDGRGPRPGILISIDSATTLGVAVGDTINVIPPMFTITPFGMIPKMKPFQVVGIMREKGSLLDTFNAYIQLPVAQEFFDLAGAVTGIEVDVLNFDDTARVVADLRTQFEFPYLVRSWEDMFGSFLSALRLEKLGLFIVLGIIVVVAAFNIATTLIMVVMEKHKDIAILRSMGATSRSIMKIFVLEGAIIGTLGTSLGTALGLLIAKNADPIIKYFEGLLQMQIFDQSVYGMDHFPSVVNTGDVIAVVVVAMTISLLATVYPAWHASRMDPAEALRYE, from the coding sequence ATGAATTATGAACTTTTCGTCAGCCTGCGCTACCTGCGGGCCAAGCGCAAGCAGACGTTCATTTCCGTTATCTCCTTCATCTCCATCGGCGGTGTGACCCTCGGGGTCGCGGCCTTGATCGTCGTGCTGGCGGTCATGACCGGGTTTCACGACGGTGTGCGTCAGCAGATTCTCGGCAATCTACCCAACATTCTCATTCAGAAGTACGGCGAGGTCATCCACGAGTATGACGAAGTTGTCGCCGCGGCCCGCGAGGTGCCGAGGACCGGCGATGTCACCCCGTTCATTTCCCGCGAGGCCATGCTCCTGGCCCAGGGCAATGTGGCGGCCGTGCAGGTGCGCGGCGTGGAGAGAGACCACAAGGCGTTTCAGCAGGAGATGATTACCCTGGGGGGCGATGGCATCGAAGAGTTGCTGTTTGATGGTCGCGGCCCGCGCCCCGGCATCTTGATCAGCATCGATTCGGCCACGACCCTGGGCGTGGCCGTGGGCGACACCATCAATGTCATCCCGCCCATGTTCACCATAACGCCCTTCGGCATGATTCCCAAGATGAAGCCTTTTCAGGTCGTTGGGATCATGCGCGAGAAGGGCAGTTTGCTCGATACGTTCAATGCCTATATTCAGCTTCCCGTGGCCCAGGAATTTTTCGATCTGGCCGGCGCGGTAACCGGCATCGAAGTCGATGTTTTGAATTTCGATGACACCGCGCGCGTGGTGGCGGATTTACGCACCCAATTCGAATTCCCATATCTGGTGCGGTCCTGGGAGGATATGTTCGGATCCTTTCTCTCCGCGCTAAGGTTGGAAAAACTCGGGCTGTTCATCGTTCTGGGGATTATCGTGGTGGTGGCCGCGTTCAACATCGCCACCACCCTGATCATGGTGGTCATGGAAAAACACAAGGATATCGCCATCCTGCGATCCATGGGCGCCACTTCGCGCAGCATCATGAAGATTTTTGTCTTGGAGGGCGCCATCATCGGCACCCTGGGCACCAGCCTGGGAACCGCCCTGGGGTTGCTGATTGCAAAGAACGCCGATCCCATCATCAAGTATTTCGAGGGTCTGCTGCAAATGCAGATTTTCGACCAAAGCGTTTACGGCATGGACCATTTCCCCTCCGTGGTCAACACCGGCGACGTCATCGCCGTTGTCGTGGTGGCCATGACCATCTCCCTGCTCGCGACCGTCTATCCGGCCTGGCATGCCTCGCGCATGGACCCGGCCGAGGCCCTGCGTTATGAGTAG
- the fabZ gene encoding 3-hydroxyacyl-ACP dehydratase FabZ, with amino-acid sequence MVLDINEIMKLLPHRYPFLLVDRIDLLEPGVRIVGTKNVTVNEPFFQGHFPGHPIMPGVLIIEAMAQVGGVFAIISDKIGPDKVTYFVGIDNARFRKPVLPGDVLRMELEIINCRRGLYCFKGRSFVGETLVAEADLKATFADRNGG; translated from the coding sequence ATGGTTCTCGATATCAATGAAATCATGAAGCTTCTTCCCCATCGCTACCCCTTTCTGCTGGTGGATCGCATCGATCTGCTCGAGCCCGGGGTGCGCATCGTGGGCACGAAAAACGTCACGGTCAACGAACCGTTTTTTCAAGGGCACTTTCCCGGCCATCCCATCATGCCGGGGGTACTGATTATCGAGGCCATGGCCCAGGTGGGCGGGGTTTTTGCCATCATCAGCGACAAAATCGGCCCGGACAAAGTAACCTATTTCGTCGGCATCGACAATGCGCGTTTCCGTAAGCCCGTGTTGCCGGGCGATGTGCTGCGGATGGAGCTGGAAATCATTAATTGCCGGCGCGGATTGTACTGCTTCAAGGGCCGTTCCTTTGTCGGCGAAACCCTGGTCGCCGAGGCGGACCTCAAGGCGACCTTCGCCGATCGCAATGGTGGCTGA
- a CDS encoding DegT/DnrJ/EryC1/StrS family aminotransferase, producing MNIPMVDLKQQYQALKQNIEQALEDVLESTHFILGPNVQAFEKEAAAYLGVKHAVGCASGTDALHLALRAAGVREGDEVITPAFTFIATAEAISYVGAKPVFVDIDPRTFNLDPALVEAAITPSTRAVLPVHLFGQPADIFALQQLCARHDLLLIEDCAQSFGAGVEGRMTGSFGLAGCFSFFPSKNLGCYGDGGLVTTNDDVLAQELLVLRNHGSRQRYHHSVIGYNSRLDEMQAAILRIKLKHIDEYNRLRRRNAHLYNEGLKGLPVATPFEDGKGVHVFHQYTLLVEGRERVQQALSDAGIASAVYYPIPLHRQEVYQELLAATSLPVTEQAAGRVLSLPMFPELTPEQINHICQVIAGAL from the coding sequence ATGAACATTCCCATGGTCGATCTGAAACAACAATATCAGGCCCTCAAGCAGAACATCGAGCAAGCCCTTGAGGATGTTCTGGAGTCAACTCATTTCATTCTCGGACCCAATGTCCAGGCTTTTGAAAAAGAAGCTGCGGCCTATTTGGGCGTCAAACACGCCGTGGGCTGCGCGTCAGGCACCGACGCCCTGCATCTGGCCCTGCGCGCCGCAGGCGTTCGCGAAGGAGATGAGGTCATAACGCCGGCCTTTACCTTTATCGCGACCGCCGAAGCCATCTCCTATGTCGGGGCCAAGCCGGTTTTCGTCGACATCGATCCGCGCACCTTCAATCTTGATCCTGCTTTGGTCGAGGCGGCGATTACCCCGAGCACCCGCGCCGTTTTACCCGTGCATCTTTTCGGCCAACCGGCCGACATCTTCGCTTTGCAGCAACTCTGCGCGCGGCATGATCTGTTGTTGATTGAAGACTGCGCTCAGTCCTTCGGAGCAGGCGTTGAAGGTCGGATGACGGGAAGTTTCGGACTTGCCGGATGTTTTTCGTTTTTCCCCAGCAAGAATCTCGGCTGCTACGGCGACGGAGGGTTGGTGACCACCAACGACGACGTATTGGCTCAGGAACTGCTGGTTCTGCGCAACCACGGCAGCAGGCAGCGTTATCACCATTCCGTCATCGGCTACAACAGCCGCCTCGATGAAATGCAGGCCGCGATCCTGCGTATCAAACTCAAGCACATCGATGAATATAACCGGTTGCGTCGCCGCAACGCCCATCTCTACAACGAGGGCCTTAAGGGTTTGCCGGTCGCCACGCCTTTCGAGGACGGCAAGGGCGTGCATGTCTTTCACCAATACACCTTGCTTGTCGAGGGTCGCGAGCGAGTGCAACAAGCCCTGAGCGATGCCGGCATTGCCTCGGCCGTCTATTATCCCATCCCTCTGCACCGCCAGGAAGTTTATCAGGAGCTTTTGGCCGCAACCTCCCTGCCGGTAACCGAGCAGGCCGCCGGGCGGGTGCTCTCCTTGCCCATGTTTCCGGAGTTGACGCCCGAGCAGATCAATCATATCTGTCAGGTGATTGCTGGAGCCCTCTAA
- the lpxA gene encoding acyl-ACP--UDP-N-acetylglucosamine O-acyltransferase, which translates to MVHPTAIIHPGARLGEQVRIGPFAVIGEHVSLGDRTIVGPHAVIEGRTQIGCDNHIFQFASVGAIPQDLKFRGEETYLRIGDGNIIREFVTIHLGTESGGGYTLIGDGNLFMAYCHVAHDCQVGNRVIMANGSTLAGHVEVQDHAILGGLSAIHQFARVGAHVMVSGGAMVNQDIPPYTIAQGDRARTVGLNLVGLKRRGFTEETISAIKLAYRLVFRSGLRLEEALARVVTEVGEIPEVVSFVEFIRKSQRGIAR; encoded by the coding sequence ATGGTTCATCCAACGGCCATCATCCATCCCGGCGCGCGTCTGGGCGAGCAGGTGCGAATCGGCCCTTTCGCGGTAATCGGCGAGCACGTCAGTCTCGGCGACCGGACCATTGTCGGCCCACACGCGGTGATCGAAGGGCGCACCCAAATCGGCTGCGACAATCATATTTTTCAATTCGCTTCCGTGGGCGCCATTCCGCAGGATCTTAAGTTTCGCGGCGAAGAAACCTATTTGCGCATCGGCGACGGCAACATCATTCGCGAATTCGTTACCATCCATCTCGGCACCGAAAGCGGGGGTGGGTACACGCTCATCGGTGACGGCAACCTGTTCATGGCCTATTGCCATGTCGCCCATGACTGTCAGGTCGGCAATCGGGTCATCATGGCCAACGGATCGACCCTGGCCGGCCATGTGGAAGTACAGGATCACGCCATTCTCGGCGGCCTCTCGGCCATTCATCAGTTTGCTCGGGTAGGCGCCCATGTCATGGTGTCCGGCGGGGCCATGGTCAATCAGGATATCCCGCCCTATACCATCGCCCAGGGTGATCGCGCCCGGACGGTTGGGTTGAATCTGGTCGGCTTGAAACGGCGCGGCTTCACCGAGGAGACGATTTCCGCCATCAAGCTGGCCTATCGCCTGGTGTTTCGCTCGGGCCTGCGCCTGGAAGAGGCCCTGGCGCGCGTGGTGACCGAGGTCGGCGAGATTCCCGAGGTCGTTTCCTTTGTTGAATTTATTCGCAAAAGTCAGCGCGGTATCGCGCGCTGA
- a CDS encoding ABC transporter ATP-binding protein yields MIEVQGVKKRFSTPHGVVDVLKGIDLNILKGERVAILGSSGAGKTTLMHILGALDRPNEGLVRFEGEDIFALRGAALDEFRNRRVGFVFQFHQLLPEFNALENVMMPALVARCPRRQASARAQELLEDVGLGHRLLHKPGELSGGEQQRVAIARALVQMPRLLLADEPTGNLDSGTTEEIYALLERLHREHGLTMVVVTHSLSLAQRMDRMIHMEDGLLRLS; encoded by the coding sequence ATGATTGAAGTTCAGGGGGTCAAAAAACGCTTTTCCACTCCGCACGGCGTGGTGGATGTGCTCAAGGGCATCGACCTGAACATCCTAAAGGGTGAGCGGGTCGCCATTCTCGGCTCCTCCGGTGCCGGTAAGACCACTTTGATGCACATCCTGGGGGCCCTGGATCGCCCCAACGAGGGTCTGGTCAGGTTCGAGGGCGAAGATATTTTTGCCCTGCGCGGCGCGGCCCTGGACGAATTTCGCAATCGCCGCGTGGGTTTTGTTTTTCAGTTTCACCAGCTGCTGCCTGAATTCAATGCCCTGGAAAACGTCATGATGCCCGCTCTGGTGGCGCGTTGTCCGCGCCGGCAAGCCTCCGCAAGGGCGCAGGAGCTGTTGGAAGATGTCGGGCTCGGTCATCGCCTGCTGCACAAACCCGGAGAACTCTCCGGCGGTGAGCAGCAGCGCGTGGCCATCGCCCGTGCTCTGGTGCAGATGCCGCGCCTGCTTCTGGCTGATGAGCCGACCGGCAACCTCGACAGCGGCACCACCGAGGAAATCTACGCTTTGCTGGAGCGGCTGCATCGCGAGCACGGTTTGACCATGGTCGTTGTGACCCACAGTTTGTCCCTGGCGCAGCGCATGGACCGCATGATTCACATGGAAGACGGGCTACTGCGTCTTTCCTGA
- a CDS encoding OmpH family outer membrane protein, translating into MLKRLTLFMTVCILALATPALAQNVKIGYVDLQRALNLSAAGVNAKEEIAKLVRSYEGQVSKRQDELRKLKEELERQAVLLSDDARSRKEREYQQKLRDFQRFTKDIQDELQQKDAELTRRILEDLFQVIGEFGAREGFTVILEKTESSLLYAADNIDLTDRIIEAYNARTRR; encoded by the coding sequence ATGCTGAAACGCCTCACCCTATTCATGACCGTATGTATTCTCGCCCTGGCGACCCCCGCCCTGGCGCAAAACGTTAAAATCGGCTACGTGGATCTGCAACGCGCCCTGAATCTGTCGGCCGCCGGAGTCAACGCCAAGGAGGAGATCGCCAAGTTGGTGCGCTCCTACGAGGGGCAGGTCAGCAAGCGGCAGGACGAGCTGCGCAAACTCAAGGAAGAGCTTGAGCGCCAGGCGGTGCTTTTGTCCGATGACGCTCGGTCGCGCAAGGAGCGCGAGTATCAGCAGAAGCTAAGGGATTTCCAGCGGTTCACCAAGGACATTCAGGACGAATTGCAGCAAAAGGATGCCGAGCTGACCAGGCGCATTCTGGAGGATCTTTTCCAGGTTATCGGTGAATTCGGCGCGCGCGAGGGCTTTACCGTCATCCTGGAAAAAACCGAAAGTTCCTTGCTGTACGCGGCGGACAACATCGATCTGACCGACCGGATCATCGAGGCCTACAACGCACGCACGCGCCGGTAG
- the bamA gene encoding outer membrane protein assembly factor BamA, with product MVKRAILFQLFLLFLWAGMAVAQPLTFQQVLIEGNQRVERSAIEAVIQVRAGRPVSMEEIDQDIRNIYQLGRFQDVEAAEDRIDGTRILIYRVHERPLLREVRFEGQRKLKKDKLSELAAIRVPELYDPKNVDRAVTAMRRAYRDEGYHGARIEPEIDINEHNEATLTFVIEEGRKVRVDQISFSGNSALSDRELRKAIETRERWFLSWLTGRGTFNEELLNHDLELIAEEYFNRGYVQVRIKDPVITFSDDMRTLSILFEIEEGEQYFIGDIDIQGDLLKDKEELLALVQLQTGDVFSRARLREDVFRLNDLYADSGYAYVNVSPLTRLDNQERLVHLMFDVEQGIQVYIDRIHITGNTKTRDKVIRREMRLNEGELFNATRLKESRRRINNLGFFDEVNVATARGDEPELMVVEVDVTERPTGSFSIGAGYSSVDGMLFQGALQQDNFLGRGLRMDLSAALGGRSTTYRFGMTDPYFLDKDLTLGFDLYRTDREWPSFSEKRTGGNLKLGVPLSDDVRAFFLYRLEEKDIYDVAPTASRFVREQMGTSTLSSLTSLVRRDTTDYRLDPTRGAVSEASVEFAGLGGDQQFLKYIASHRHYFPFKWDTYFSAHGQVGYVHGWGGKDVPIEERFFLGGINSLRGFKSRRVGPRDGDDFIGGEKSAYGNLEYIFPLVRDVGLKGVVFFDAGNTWRENEDYFSDIRYNTGAGIRWFSPLGPLRLEWGYNLNPRDDEERTEWQFSIGRFF from the coding sequence ATGGTCAAGCGGGCCATTTTGTTTCAGCTCTTCCTGTTGTTTCTTTGGGCCGGCATGGCCGTTGCTCAGCCGCTAACCTTTCAGCAGGTCTTGATCGAGGGCAACCAGCGGGTTGAGCGCAGCGCCATCGAGGCGGTGATCCAGGTACGCGCCGGTCGCCCGGTAAGCATGGAAGAAATCGATCAGGATATCCGCAATATCTATCAGCTCGGTCGTTTTCAGGACGTTGAGGCAGCGGAGGATCGCATCGATGGAACCCGCATCCTGATTTACCGGGTGCATGAGCGTCCGCTGCTGCGCGAAGTGCGTTTCGAGGGTCAGCGCAAGCTGAAAAAAGACAAGCTGAGCGAGTTGGCCGCAATCCGTGTGCCGGAACTCTATGACCCCAAGAATGTCGACCGTGCCGTCACCGCCATGCGCCGTGCCTATCGTGACGAGGGCTATCACGGTGCTCGGATCGAACCCGAGATCGACATCAACGAACACAACGAGGCGACCCTGACTTTTGTGATCGAGGAGGGGCGCAAGGTCCGCGTCGATCAAATCAGTTTCTCCGGCAATTCCGCCCTGAGCGACCGGGAACTGCGCAAGGCCATTGAAACCCGCGAGCGGTGGTTTCTGTCCTGGTTGACCGGCCGCGGCACCTTCAATGAAGAGTTGCTGAACCACGACCTCGAATTGATCGCCGAGGAATATTTCAATCGCGGTTATGTGCAGGTGCGGATCAAGGATCCGGTCATCACTTTCAGCGACGACATGCGCACCCTGAGCATTCTGTTCGAAATCGAGGAGGGTGAGCAGTATTTCATCGGTGATATCGACATCCAGGGCGACCTGCTCAAGGACAAGGAAGAGCTTCTTGCCCTGGTTCAGCTGCAAACCGGGGATGTGTTCAGCCGTGCCCGGTTGCGCGAGGACGTATTTCGCCTGAACGATCTCTATGCCGACAGCGGTTACGCATACGTCAACGTTTCGCCCCTGACGCGCCTCGACAACCAGGAGCGCCTGGTTCACCTGATGTTCGACGTCGAGCAAGGGATTCAGGTCTATATCGACCGTATTCACATCACCGGCAACACCAAGACGCGTGATAAGGTCATTCGCCGGGAAATGCGTCTGAACGAGGGCGAACTCTTCAACGCCACGCGGCTCAAGGAAAGCCGTCGGCGCATCAACAACCTGGGCTTTTTCGACGAAGTCAACGTCGCCACTGCACGAGGTGACGAGCCGGAACTCATGGTCGTTGAGGTCGACGTCACCGAGCGGCCCACGGGCAGCTTCAGCATTGGGGCCGGCTATTCCTCCGTGGATGGCATGTTGTTCCAGGGCGCCCTGCAGCAGGACAACTTCCTCGGGCGCGGCTTGCGCATGGATCTCTCCGCGGCCCTGGGGGGGCGTTCCACCACCTACCGCTTTGGGATGACCGATCCTTACTTCCTCGACAAGGATCTCACCCTGGGGTTCGATCTCTACCGTACCGATCGCGAGTGGCCGAGCTTCAGCGAGAAACGCACCGGCGGCAATCTCAAGCTGGGCGTGCCCCTGAGCGACGATGTGCGCGCGTTTTTCCTCTATCGCTTAGAGGAGAAGGATATTTATGATGTGGCGCCCACCGCTTCGCGTTTCGTGCGCGAGCAGATGGGCACCTCGACCCTTTCCTCACTCACCTCGTTGGTGCGTCGCGACACCACCGACTATCGCCTCGATCCGACCCGCGGAGCGGTGTCCGAAGCTTCGGTCGAGTTCGCCGGTCTCGGCGGCGACCAGCAGTTCCTCAAATACATTGCCAGCCACCGCCATTATTTCCCGTTCAAGTGGGATACCTACTTTTCCGCGCATGGCCAGGTTGGCTACGTGCATGGCTGGGGCGGCAAGGACGTGCCTATCGAGGAGCGGTTTTTCCTCGGTGGCATCAACAGTCTGCGCGGTTTTAAATCCCGCCGGGTCGGACCTCGCGACGGTGACGATTTCATCGGTGGCGAGAAGTCGGCTTATGGAAACCTTGAATACATCTTTCCCCTGGTCCGGGATGTCGGCCTCAAGGGTGTAGTGTTTTTCGATGCCGGCAATACCTGGCGCGAAAACGAGGACTATTTTTCCGACATCCGGTATAATACCGGCGCCGGGATTCGCTGGTTCAGCCCCTTGGGGCCCTTGCGCCTTGAATGGGGTTACAATCTCAATCCCCGTGACGACGAAGAGCGCACGGAGTGGCAGTTTTCCATCGGCCGCTTCTTTTAG
- the lysS gene encoding lysine--tRNA ligase: MEELNDILLQRREKLKALQDEGVNPFANDFSARQTSADVLAAHGEEDAAALAESSSEYTLAGRIMARRDFGKAAFVQLQDRGGRLQIYIARDQVGEEDFELYRKLDLGDLIGVVGTPFRTKTGELSLRATRLRLLTKSLRPLPEKWHGLTDVETRYRQRYLDLMVNPQVREVFLQRSRIISLIRDFMQQRDFLEVETPMMQPIAGGATARPFKTYHNTLKMDLFLRIAPELYLKRLVVGGLERVFEVNRNFRNEGISIQHNPEFTMMEFYQAYATYEDLMDFTEELICHVTDKVCGTLKISYGGREVDLSPPWKRLSFKEAVVQYGKVDKEVLETPERALAYARTLGLELEPGMPLGKILAEIFDEVVEPHLWHPTFITEYPTDISPLSRKNDQCPEVVDRFELFIVGRELANAFSELNDPIDQRERFVQQLEEKAAGDEEAHAMDEDYIRALEYGLPPTAGEGIGIDRLVMLLTDSASIRDVILFPQLRPEK; this comes from the coding sequence ATGGAAGAACTCAACGATATTCTGTTGCAGAGGCGCGAGAAGCTCAAGGCCTTGCAGGACGAGGGAGTCAATCCCTTCGCCAATGATTTTTCCGCCCGCCAGACCTCCGCGGATGTGCTTGCCGCCCACGGTGAAGAGGATGCCGCCGCGCTGGCTGAGAGCTCCTCCGAATATACTCTGGCCGGACGCATCATGGCGCGCCGGGATTTCGGCAAGGCCGCCTTCGTGCAGTTGCAGGATCGTGGCGGACGCCTGCAGATCTATATCGCTCGCGACCAGGTCGGCGAAGAGGATTTCGAGCTCTATCGCAAGCTCGACCTCGGCGACCTGATCGGCGTTGTCGGCACACCTTTTCGCACCAAGACCGGCGAACTGAGTTTGCGCGCCACGCGTCTGCGTCTGCTGACCAAGTCCCTGCGCCCGCTGCCGGAGAAGTGGCATGGTCTGACCGACGTCGAAACGCGCTATCGTCAGCGCTATCTCGATCTGATGGTCAACCCCCAGGTGCGCGAGGTGTTTTTGCAGCGCAGCCGCATCATCAGCCTGATTCGCGACTTCATGCAGCAACGCGATTTTCTCGAAGTTGAGACCCCGATGATGCAGCCCATCGCCGGGGGCGCCACGGCGCGACCCTTCAAAACCTATCACAACACCCTCAAAATGGACCTGTTCCTGCGCATCGCGCCGGAACTCTACCTCAAGCGCCTGGTGGTCGGCGGTCTGGAGCGGGTGTTCGAGGTCAACCGCAATTTCCGCAACGAGGGGATCTCCATTCAGCACAACCCCGAGTTCACCATGATGGAGTTCTACCAGGCGTACGCCACCTACGAAGACCTGATGGACTTCACCGAGGAGCTTATTTGCCATGTAACCGACAAGGTGTGCGGGACTCTCAAGATCAGCTACGGCGGGCGCGAGGTCGATCTGTCCCCTCCCTGGAAGCGACTGAGTTTCAAGGAAGCCGTCGTTCAGTACGGCAAGGTCGATAAGGAGGTTCTGGAAACCCCCGAGCGGGCGCTTGCCTATGCTCGCACGCTGGGCCTGGAGCTTGAGCCCGGTATGCCCCTGGGCAAAATTCTTGCTGAGATTTTCGACGAGGTGGTGGAACCGCACCTGTGGCATCCGACGTTCATCACCGAATATCCCACCGATATCTCGCCCTTGTCGCGCAAGAATGATCAGTGCCCCGAGGTTGTTGATCGTTTCGAGCTTTTCATTGTCGGGCGCGAGCTGGCCAACGCTTTTTCCGAGCTCAACGATCCCATCGATCAAAGGGAGCGTTTTGTGCAGCAGCTGGAAGAAAAGGCCGCGGGTGACGAGGAAGCCCACGCCATGGACGAGGACTACATCCGCGCCCTCGAATACGGGCTGCCGCCCACAGCCGGCGAGGGCATCGGTATCGATCGTCTGGTGATGCTTTTGACCGATTCCGCGTCCATCCGCGACGTGATTCTTTTCCCCCAATTAAGGCCTGAAAAGTAG
- a CDS encoding Gfo/Idh/MocA family protein produces MSNLRAAVIGVGYLGRFHAQKYASLEGVDLVGVVDVDPARAQEVAQEVGSTAYADYRQLLDKVDLVSIVVPTQFHHQVARAFLEAGVHILLEKPVTQTVAEAEDLIRLSAERKRVFQVGHLERFNPAVVALAGVLKNPMFIESHRMAPYKPRGTDVNVVLDLMIHDIDIILTLAKSDLKLVNSVGVPVISEEVDIANARLQFENGCVANVTASRVSVDAMRKIRIFQPDAYITIDYQARKIGIFRKGGEGMALPMIPNVTLEERRFEQGDSLMDEIQAFVRSIREGLPPVVSGEDGKRALAVALEISSKLVPKGSL; encoded by the coding sequence ATGAGTAATCTGCGTGCCGCGGTGATTGGGGTTGGCTATCTCGGCAGGTTTCATGCCCAGAAATACGCCTCCCTGGAGGGCGTTGATCTGGTAGGGGTGGTGGACGTCGATCCCGCCAGAGCCCAGGAAGTGGCCCAGGAGGTCGGCAGCACGGCTTATGCGGATTACCGGCAGCTTCTCGACAAGGTCGATTTGGTCTCCATAGTTGTGCCGACCCAGTTCCATCATCAGGTGGCGCGCGCCTTTCTCGAAGCCGGCGTGCATATTCTGCTGGAGAAGCCCGTTACGCAAACCGTCGCCGAGGCCGAGGATCTGATCCGCTTGTCGGCCGAGCGTAAACGGGTTTTTCAAGTCGGCCATCTCGAGCGTTTCAACCCGGCGGTGGTGGCCCTGGCCGGGGTCCTCAAGAATCCCATGTTCATCGAATCTCATCGCATGGCGCCCTACAAGCCGCGCGGCACCGACGTCAACGTGGTGCTTGATCTAATGATTCATGACATCGACATCATCCTGACCTTGGCCAAGTCCGATCTCAAGCTGGTCAATTCCGTCGGGGTGCCGGTTATTTCCGAAGAGGTGGACATCGCCAACGCGCGTCTGCAATTTGAAAACGGCTGCGTGGCCAATGTCACCGCCAGCCGCGTGAGTGTCGATGCCATGCGCAAGATCCGCATTTTTCAGCCCGACGCATACATCACCATCGATTACCAGGCGCGCAAGATCGGCATCTTTCGCAAGGGCGGCGAGGGAATGGCGTTGCCGATGATTCCCAACGTCACCCTGGAAGAACGTCGCTTTGAACAGGGAGATTCCCTGATGGATGAAATTCAAGCCTTTGTGCGCTCCATTCGCGAGGGGTTGCCGCCGGTGGTTTCAGGCGAAGACGGCAAGCGCGCTCTGGCGGTCGCTTTGGAGATCAGTTCCAAGCTGGTTCCCAAAGGTTCCTTGTAG